Below is a window of Uloborus diversus isolate 005 chromosome 3, Udiv.v.3.1, whole genome shotgun sequence DNA.
attttattaaaggatagcTTTAgcatgttttggtattgcaatgattctgttcctccagatttgattttaaaaagcggctgattttataatccagtgattttattagtgtcGCGTACTGTATAATGGAAAAAAAGGGGAGAACAGAATTTGAAAGTGCATTAACAAGAAAGTAGTTTAAAATTTACGGCTGGTTCATTAATCtatatttttgcacaaaagtGAGAAAGAGAAACTaatcacaataaaatttaaacataagaCTAAAACCATTTAAAGTGATTATTATCAGCTATCTCACTTTgacaacaattaaaatttaatgattcAGGCAGAAGAAATTAATGATTTTGACAAAATTATCCCAAATAAATCTGAGtcaggatatttaattttagtcaTAACAATAAAATACTTATAAACGTTGATAAAGTAATACTtttgcaaaagaatattttgcttaGTAACACtagcatttctttttaatgacttgaaagttatgaattttcaaaattttaaccctGTTTCAAGCAGGATGCTTCACAGTCAAGATAAATCAGAAATAAGtcagaactttttaaataaaatttagtaaaacttaaaaatatacataGTACCTTGTCTTTTAACACAGTGAGCATAGTGATAAATTAAGATTTATTTGCAGAAAACTAAGCTAAACACGGCATAATACttattaaaaaattgataaattaccAGGAAATGTAGCTTTTTCAAGCTTATAAACTGGGAATGTAGCACAATCACGAGCAATGAACATTCCAACATTTTTCAAATCACTTAAAGCAGGAGTTATGACTTGCATGGTGTGTCGTACAGTTTGTGTGTCAGCATCATAATATCCAGACTGgaaaacaattttcaaacattttaggaACTGATCAATACTCAAGACTATAACAACTAGATGATGTAAGAAATAAACATACTCTCATTTTTGATATTTGTTCATATAATACACGTGGAGGGGAAACAAAATTACGATTTAAGACCATCAAGAAGCAGCGTCTGTTGTCATGATCCACAAGAGCAGTTTTGTTCTGAaagtaaatttttacattaaaagtttgaaaatgactattaaatacttaaaaactaCATTTCACGAGTGAAAACTCAttgatgcaaaaattatgattaataAGTAGCAAGcaacaataattttaatattttttcatatgaaattacaaacaaaaaattttaaaaacaattatataaatgataaaaaaaaccaCCCCCTTTCCCCCCAAGAATGAACCTACAAAGGTATATATAAACTAATTTTACTGAACATTTCAAGTAGTGATACTTGTATTGCAATCAAACACTGCAAAAGCTCCTCATAACACTGTACCGGACATACTTTAAGCAAGTCAACTACCAAAAAACCTTGAAATCAAAATAAGGATAATtaacacttgattttttttcaaataatttattcttGGGAGCTATTTTTAATATTGCAACATGAAATATAAATTAGAGCATTGGAGAGCTTATCTTTAAGTGATAATCAcattcacattttttctttaacatGAGCTTAATACgagtcattctacaaaaaacgcGCTTTTTTAGGTCCAAGGTGGttagtttcaaaagtatttatttttaagcacttttttatgagatttagaaaagtaaaacaaattttgaaaatgatcaatacaaattaacggtgttataaaaatttttaaatgttttttcactgaacggagggatacttgtatgcctccgttacatgtcccaacacatttctttagacggcagtactggcagctcattacagaggtttagaatcacaagttagctcttttcaactctgggtcttcatagtgaagctaaagaacttagtgcaaaagaatttcagcattattctctttgaagtcaagtaggtccttaactttgtgtatccttcgttcttgagttaaaaagtaaagaattgtttgggtacaaaaaaattttatagttaaaattgaacCACCTTTTTTTGgagtaaattctaaataacataTTGTGTGAACCCTAAATCAACACTATgatcatagcaaaacataagtatttgtatcGTTTCTGTATCCTCCGTTACAGTATAGATGTAATGGAGGATATACAATCAGAAATGGAGCATACAAGTttctttaaaattccattttaagaaaaatgtgtacattttaatcGGTTCAAATCATGttcctcatacaagatgcaatgtttatttaaattaaaagtttaaaaataacatttaaaatatatatttactatccgttaccctccgttcacatccaaaaactacaaaagaaagttacaaaataaccaataaagaatGTAACTAACTATGTGAGAGTAAAAGGTGCCTTAAAGGAACAAtataaagtaacttaaaaaatttgaagagtttttttttcatgaatttcaacttcaaaaacctacgttttttgtataatgacccagatatatttttgatgaaattaaaaatcaatgttaaatgaattgttccttaaagtttttattgtaaaagatGTGTGatagaaaagttactttttgaagaatgacccatatggtGGATCCAGCCAatagtggcggatccagccgattgttttgggaggggccatccgaattTTTTGAACAAACTTCGAACtctccagaaattttattaaaatgaacttttaaaaactcaattttcggggtatcgagacattaggtgagggggtgtatttaggaatctccctcaaaaatgtttcaaaatttaaatttccgagtaatttttgaaaattaggaaaataaaaacgcattttgtctatttttgatgatgtacggagaaaggtcaggtttcgggtgacggccccaaaatactttttgaaaataatgcttagaaaccaaaatattctgccattatacattgagaagttaaaaGAGGAGGAGTGCTCTTCTCtaactcttcagctgtccagcctaaaaatacacctttaggtaatgtttgctttaaaggaagtgtgaagatGGTAGAATCCTtctttcctggaaatattttgtctttggctctcttcttttgctttttggctctaaaaattcgatttttaactatatttatacatattttagaaagggatggaagattcgtgagctcctccaaaaacctccttttaaagctatcatcacgatataaactagggaggagggggtcctatcaaaaatcatttgtaattgaagtcccaaaaaatttcatttaagttgctttcaAGCAAGTTTAGTGATAAggactggataagctagtttccgttgacatttttttccaaataaaagacctaaaatgcaattttttgctacatatcaaggatTTGTGAAAACACATGGGAAAAGGGAgttctccccctagtttcgaaattaaagccataaaaacgaaaatttaggctctctttggaacaataggtatactctgagaacagcatcatttagagatcgtcctagtatctgtagttggaatcaagaaatgatgtaagagatggaaaaaaatcttggaaataaaaaattttgttatgaggatagggatataatttatctcccaactAATGCCTacacttctttttcagtaaagcgcatgcattaaattttgttatatttgttattgtttgtttgtaacattttttctttttttttctaaaaaaaaattctacaatcACAAggggctttgggaggggccatggcccccctctagatccgcccctgccatATGTATAGTTTGGAACAAAGGATAAtcaaaggggacatgattcagtttatCATATGAAAGATGATCATTGGTTAAattttttgcacggaaagcaggatgagggggtcattgttttaagctatttaaatattaagcaaatcaagaaattgtgaaaaatgttactttattAGGGTTGtgagcacttggaacagcttaccggaagagactGTAATGAATAAAGATGGTAGAtaactttaagagggccattgttCTTCATttgggactaataaactgacaaGGACCAGCCTAGCCCAGAGCAAAACATTCTATCACAGTTATCCTAGCTGCTTCAATTGTGCTCTAAAGCATTAACAAATACTCCAAATTGCACCTTAATTATCAGTTAATTAGAGCaaacaagaatgaaatttaacaaTTCTGAGAGGGAAAAAGTTTATAACCAGTGACAACTGCTTACCATTTTGAAGTCATGAACCCACAAACTCCGTCGTCCATGTGCAAATGATGGTACTTCAATTCGTTCAAACTCTCCATATTTAACATCAATTTCAAACTCCTCATCAAAGAAATTAGCTTTGGGAGAACTTTTAGTAATCATTTCCCATGATTCTGTAGCAGACACTGCAGCTCTATGATTCTGTCTTTGGCTTGCAGCAATTGGGTACTGGGTCTTCTTGAATATCGGGAAGATAGGGAATGCTACACCAACCACGGAAGTGACGAAGCTGAAAATTAAGTACTTTATTCAGCTTAAAAATAAGCAACAATATTTTTATGCTTATCAACAGAAATTCAGAACACATaattcattaaaacattaaaaaatcactCTATTCTAACACCAAGATTATGAAGATAGTGAGACATTGAGAACTAAGTCATT
It encodes the following:
- the LOC129218632 gene encoding LOW QUALITY PROTEIN: integral membrane protein 2B-like (The sequence of the model RefSeq protein was modified relative to this genomic sequence to represent the inferred CDS: deleted 1 base in 1 codon), which translates into the protein MTIAQQFLGKKGCKHQEEPLVPSEKSANLKDAEEGRPVVVTMHAHVRRVSSLTTLCVFATALLVLTTGIIGGMYLYRQFAHYKLRHFRGWCSIPYLPDIKKTQYPIAASQRQNHRAAVSATESWEMITKSSPKANFFDEEFEIDVKYGEFERIEVPSFAHGRRSLWVHDFKMNKTALVDHDNRRCFLMVLNRNFVSPPRVLYEQISKMRSGYYDADTQTVRHTMQVITPALSDLKNVGMFIARDCATFPVYKLEKATFPVYKRSLAEDNDLFVEFAGNKVNEYKIINLKDATPGENASENS